In one Lolium rigidum isolate FL_2022 chromosome 3, APGP_CSIRO_Lrig_0.1, whole genome shotgun sequence genomic region, the following are encoded:
- the LOC124699355 gene encoding F-box/FBD/LRR-repeat protein At5g22660-like, whose translation MPNPPVSAGARLFALLPHDAVDRLSRLPDALLGDIVSRLPAKDAARTAALSRRWRRVWRSTPLILADADLCPATSAVSRVLADHPGPFRCVHITSCEMDDFHGALLAGWLQILAAKAIQELVLFNRRWPLDLLLPSTVLGMTTLTRLHLGLWKFPATAGVPRATCFPNLRQLGLCNVLMENRDLDFVLDRSPVLETLCLEGNLFQLRLRLVSQSLRCVQIIGSFEEIFVVNAPRLERLIHSCCCTPNGSCCKVKIGHAPKLELLGYLELDPANHVLMVGSTIIKAGTRVSPRTMVPSLRILTMEVRFDVRNDAKMIPSVLRCFPNVETLHIKSGKTHQSTGKLNLKVWHESGTIECIRSRIKRLVFCDFRGGRSENAFLKFFFESALVLEEVVIHLDAGFTSMEEVQSKVESLGSVKRASEAFSVLVTVCSDPQGDYVRSLKRGSDFSIRDPFVSY comes from the exons ATGCCCAACCCGCCCGTCTCCGCCGGCGCCCGCCTCTTCGCCCTCCTCccgcacgacgccgtcgaccgccTCAGCCGCCTCCCGGACGCGCTCCTCGGCGACATCGTCTCCCGCCTCCCCGCCAAGGACGCCGCGCGCACAGCCGCGCTCTCCCGCCGCTGGCGCCGGGTATGGCGCTCCACCCCGCTCATCCTCGCCGACGCCGACCTCTGCCCCGCCACCTCCGCCGTGTCCCGCGTCCTCGCCGACCATCCGGGCCCCTTCCGCTGCGTCCACATCACCAGCTGCGAAATGGACGACTTCCATGGCGCCCTGCTCGCTGGCTGGCTGCAGATCCTCGCCGCCAAGGCCATCCAGGAGCTCGTCCTCTTCAACCGCCGGTGGCCGCTCGACCTCCTTCTCCCCTCCACCGTCTTAGGCATGACCACCCTCACCCGCCTCCACCTCGGCCTCTGGAAGTTCCCCGCCACCGCCGGCGTCCCGCGCGCCACCTGCTTCCCTAACCTCCGTCAGCTCGGCCTCTGCAACGTCCTCATGGAGAACAGGGATTTGGACTTCGTCCTCGACAGGAGCCCCGTGCTGGAGACGCTCTGCCTCGAAGGGAACCTCTTccagctccgcctccgccttgtCAGCCAGAGCCTCCGCTGCGTGCagatcatcggctcctttgaagaAATCTTCGTGGTCAACGCTCCGCGCCTTGAGCGGCTCATCCATtcgtgtt GTTGTACCCCTAATGGCAGTTGCTGCAAGGTCAAGATTGGCCATGCCCCCAAGCTGGAGCTGTTGGGATACTTGGAGCTGGACCCAGCAAATCACGTGCTAATGGTCGGCAGCACCATCATCAAG GCTGGGACAAGGGTGAGCCCCAGAACCATGGTACCAAGTCTGAGAATCCTGACTATGGAGGTGCGATTCGATGTCCGCAATGACGCCAAGATGATCCCCAGCGTCCTCAGATGCTTTCCAAATGTTGAGACGCTCCACATCAAG TCTGGAAAAACGCATCAATCCACTGGGAAGCTCAACCTGAAAGTCTGGCACGAGTCTGGCACTATAGAATGCATCCGGTCGCGCATCAAGCGTCTTGTTTTCTGTGATTTCCGAGGGGGACGAAGCGAGAACGCCTTCCTCAAATTTTTCTTTGAGAGCGCATTGGTGCTGGAGGAGGTGGTGATTCATTTGGATGCTGGTTTCACTTCGATGGAAGAGGTGCAGTCCAAAGTGGAGAGTCTGGGGTCCGTGAAACGGGCGAGTGAAGCCTTCTCTGTGCTGGTCACTGTCTGTTCTGATCCTCAAGGAGATTACGTTCGGAGCTTGAAGAGAGGTTCTGACTTTTCTATCCGTGACCCTTTCGTAAGCTACTGA